A genomic stretch from Oligoflexus sp. includes:
- a CDS encoding NADH:flavin oxidoreductase/NADH oxidase: protein MTHLFEPFSMRSLTLRNRIGVSPMCQYSCHQGFASDWHLVHLGSRAVGGAGLVIIEATAVTPEGRISDGDLGIWTDAHAEPLARIARFMRQHGAVPGIQIAHAGRKASRKTPWLGDRELTAEEGRWTTIAPSAIAFSDNYPTPEAMSVEQIQATIAAFVQAAERSLAAGFQFLEVHGAHGYLLNSFLSPLSNTRTDAYGGTFENRCRMMLETVRAVRQVWPESLPLGVRLSCSDWMDGGWTIDDSIALAMLLKKESVDLIDCSSGGISPNARIPVGANYQVPFAEAIKHQAGIATAAVGMITEAMQADAIIRTGQADLVFIAREFLRDPYWPLHAYQALHAKTESPVPLQYARAFPALR, encoded by the coding sequence ATGACTCACCTGTTTGAACCTTTTTCCATGCGAAGTCTCACGCTTCGCAATCGCATTGGTGTTTCGCCGATGTGCCAGTACAGTTGCCACCAGGGTTTTGCAAGCGACTGGCATCTCGTTCACCTCGGCTCGCGTGCCGTGGGCGGTGCGGGGCTCGTGATCATCGAGGCCACCGCGGTGACGCCCGAGGGCCGCATTTCCGATGGTGACCTTGGCATCTGGACGGATGCGCATGCGGAGCCTTTGGCCCGTATCGCGCGCTTTATGCGGCAGCACGGGGCTGTGCCCGGAATACAGATCGCGCATGCGGGACGCAAGGCCAGTCGCAAGACTCCGTGGCTTGGTGATCGGGAATTAACGGCCGAGGAAGGCCGCTGGACGACGATTGCTCCGTCGGCGATTGCCTTCAGCGATAACTATCCCACACCGGAAGCCATGAGCGTGGAGCAGATTCAGGCGACGATCGCGGCCTTTGTGCAAGCGGCGGAACGTTCGCTCGCGGCGGGTTTTCAATTCCTGGAAGTGCATGGGGCGCATGGTTATCTTCTGAATTCCTTTCTTTCGCCCTTATCCAACACACGAACGGATGCCTACGGCGGGACCTTTGAAAACCGCTGCCGCATGATGTTGGAAACCGTGCGTGCCGTGCGTCAGGTGTGGCCCGAGTCCCTGCCCTTGGGTGTGCGTCTATCCTGTTCGGATTGGATGGATGGTGGATGGACGATCGATGATTCCATTGCGCTGGCCATGCTTCTTAAAAAAGAAAGCGTCGATCTTATCGACTGCAGTTCGGGTGGTATATCGCCGAATGCCCGCATTCCCGTCGGCGCCAACTATCAGGTTCCGTTTGCCGAGGCCATCAAGCATCAGGCCGGTATAGCGACCGCAGCCGTGGGTATGATTACAGAAGCGATGCAGGCCGATGCGATCATCCGTACCGGGCAGGCTGATCTTGTCTTCATCGCCCGGGAATTCCTGCGTGATCCTTACTGGCCTTTGCATGCTTACCAGGCTCTTCATGCGAAAACAGAGAGCCCTGTTCCCTTGCAGTATGCTCGGGCTTTTCCCGCGCTGCGGTGA
- a CDS encoding PhnA domain-containing protein, which produces MTHEHNLLERASHRCELCANTTDLAAYDVAPNAGSTVDTQVLLCKTCQDSMANPKSVDVKHWYGLNESIWSEHNAVKVLAYRVLKQLGDNAWAQDLLGQIYLDDDVQKWADAGLSSEKEESKAQVLDSNGTVLQDGDTVTLIKDLDVKGANFTAKRGTTVKNIVLTDDPKYIEGRVNGTRIVLVAAYLKKA; this is translated from the coding sequence ATGACACACGAACATAACCTTCTGGAACGCGCGTCTCACCGCTGCGAACTCTGTGCGAATACCACCGATCTTGCGGCATATGACGTCGCACCCAACGCAGGTTCTACTGTCGACACCCAGGTCCTTCTCTGCAAAACCTGCCAGGATTCTATGGCCAACCCCAAGTCGGTTGACGTCAAACATTGGTATGGCCTGAATGAAAGCATCTGGAGTGAACACAATGCCGTCAAGGTTCTCGCCTACCGCGTTTTGAAACAGCTCGGTGACAATGCCTGGGCCCAGGATCTTTTGGGTCAGATCTATTTGGATGATGATGTTCAGAAATGGGCCGACGCCGGACTCAGCAGCGAGAAAGAAGAAAGCAAGGCCCAGGTCCTCGATAGCAACGGCACTGTGCTTCAGGATGGAGACACCGTGACCTTGATCAAAGACCTGGATGTGAAAGGCGCGAACTTCACCGCCAAGCGCGGCACAACCGTGAAGAACATCGTGCTGACAGATGACCCCAAGTATATTGAAGGTCGCGTCAACGGCACACGCATTGTGCTGGTGGCGGCGTATCTGAAAAAAGCTTAA
- a CDS encoding S8 family serine peptidase — protein sequence MRSRWPQWASRFGIVSLSFLCMTCKGKSGGVAAAIACSLLSASVNQQSLTVGLSQALLSQLQDQQQNNLVQDPDALNVTIKNAINNALEAVSLSSQINVKNVAAVPKALGEDDGVRFLELGGNLAPGVSFASSLLKLPEVQNALATNFRLADGKAFNFVEDSFRVSKTGRVSEHQLTQASGQQWAYDQTSATEARTVADGLQNVRDQVVVAVIDTGVGQQHPALKDNLYTVNGAVKGYDFANNDADPEDDDGHGTHCAGIIAAKKVDENGMVGVGELLAPGKIKIMPIKALGSKGGSTDAVNKAIRYAMAEGAHVISMSLGGGVDFQNLVSSNGTESQIMRDAINAGIIVVVAAGNENCPLGGECKQQTLFVLNQTIKEYTVLPCSYNGTICVGASDPDATLASYSNFPSELTKGVDPSVVNPATKRTSPDITAPGSAIYSTYLNNGYKTLDGTSMAAPYVAGLAALFQLKAAADKRNTDGSIQQTFRRVLQEAELDLAQEQSETRSYVGQVDLLHYMKKLRELNTGTPAGAAPPLKAVEEPAGEESGEAPNALATICGG from the coding sequence ATGCGTTCCCGCTGGCCGCAATGGGCATCCCGATTTGGAATTGTCAGTCTGTCCTTCCTCTGTATGACCTGTAAAGGTAAATCTGGCGGTGTAGCTGCGGCTATCGCCTGTTCGCTTTTGAGTGCGAGTGTCAATCAACAGAGTTTGACTGTGGGGTTGAGTCAGGCGCTCCTCAGTCAGCTGCAGGATCAGCAGCAGAATAATCTTGTGCAGGATCCTGATGCTTTGAATGTGACCATTAAAAATGCGATCAATAATGCGCTGGAAGCCGTATCTCTGAGCAGCCAGATCAATGTGAAAAATGTCGCCGCGGTGCCGAAGGCCTTGGGGGAAGATGATGGTGTTCGCTTCCTGGAGCTGGGCGGAAACCTTGCGCCCGGTGTGAGTTTTGCCAGTTCTCTTTTGAAACTGCCCGAGGTGCAGAATGCTCTGGCCACCAATTTCCGGCTGGCGGATGGGAAGGCTTTCAATTTTGTCGAAGATTCCTTTCGGGTGTCGAAGACCGGGCGTGTGAGTGAGCATCAGCTGACCCAGGCTTCGGGGCAGCAGTGGGCCTATGATCAGACGAGTGCAACGGAAGCCAGGACTGTTGCCGATGGTCTTCAGAACGTTCGCGATCAGGTGGTGGTGGCTGTGATTGATACAGGTGTGGGCCAACAGCATCCCGCGTTGAAGGATAACCTTTACACCGTGAACGGTGCGGTGAAGGGCTATGATTTTGCGAACAATGACGCCGATCCCGAAGATGATGATGGTCATGGCACTCATTGCGCGGGCATCATTGCGGCCAAGAAAGTTGATGAGAATGGTATGGTTGGTGTCGGTGAATTGCTTGCCCCTGGCAAAATTAAGATTATGCCGATTAAAGCCTTGGGCTCGAAAGGTGGATCGACCGATGCTGTGAATAAAGCGATTCGCTATGCGATGGCCGAAGGCGCGCATGTGATTTCCATGAGTCTGGGTGGTGGCGTCGACTTTCAAAACCTGGTATCGAGCAATGGTACGGAAAGCCAGATCATGCGCGATGCGATTAATGCGGGAATTATCGTGGTGGTCGCGGCCGGCAACGAGAACTGTCCTTTAGGCGGCGAATGCAAGCAGCAGACGCTTTTTGTGCTGAATCAGACCATCAAGGAATATACGGTGCTGCCTTGCTCCTATAACGGAACGATTTGCGTGGGCGCTTCGGATCCTGATGCGACGCTGGCATCCTACAGTAACTTTCCTTCGGAGCTGACCAAAGGGGTGGATCCGAGCGTTGTGAATCCTGCCACCAAGCGTACCAGCCCGGACATCACGGCGCCGGGTTCCGCGATTTACAGCACCTATTTGAACAATGGCTATAAAACCTTGGATGGAACGAGCATGGCCGCGCCTTATGTGGCAGGACTTGCGGCTTTGTTTCAATTGAAAGCGGCAGCGGATAAGCGGAATACCGATGGTTCGATTCAGCAAACCTTCCGCCGCGTGCTGCAGGAAGCGGAATTGGATTTGGCCCAGGAGCAGAGTGAAACACGAAGCTATGTGGGGCAGGTCGACCTTTTGCATTATATGAAGAAATTGCGTGAGCTGAACACCGGAACACCCGCAGGGGCGGCTCCGCCGCTTAAAGCGGTCGAGGAACCTGCCGGTGAAGAATCCGGTGAGGCTCCCAACGCACTGGCGACCATCTGCGGCGGTTAA
- a CDS encoding thioredoxin domain-containing protein codes for MRPFILFPFILLLAACVSSGQAMSERDNSAQTPRLITLTPEKALKLVNEASPTMLLIEFTTQWCEHCKELKKPLQALAAKGQGRYRIVSVDVTDKLQVMENFGVAQKLPAFRLQVPGSKDPILRYGTGGPFREIVQYLLDEEAPRFLPWADHPLQKPQAYKAMLLAGSSDNANFLQEVSWNYSWLLQKGYKEDEIGCFYAKPDLIQYGGDREQFDQLKPILETCHPVKHQEFLDSIRLSLNEKPSTFYLYVTAHGAAPVPLKNRETFRKSCLAHAPSLALDQTPPDCVSSQGLTVDDLARAMKDGSATKKYLVLQGCYTGGFISPRDNPKTTASPLARLPGIHILTASAARQASFGCNAGAHVTFFGSAYSQAVQDDKQKFETMDWPRIYQDVLKEVTRLEKELQIGKQNASRPQFFKN; via the coding sequence ATGCGTCCATTTATCTTATTTCCTTTTATACTGCTGCTGGCTGCCTGCGTAAGCTCTGGGCAGGCGATGAGTGAGCGGGACAATTCCGCCCAGACGCCGCGGCTTATCACGTTGACGCCCGAGAAGGCGCTCAAGCTTGTGAACGAAGCTTCGCCCACGATGCTTCTGATCGAGTTCACCACCCAATGGTGTGAACACTGCAAGGAGCTTAAAAAGCCCCTCCAGGCACTCGCCGCCAAGGGCCAGGGCCGCTACCGCATCGTATCCGTCGATGTCACCGATAAACTCCAGGTCATGGAAAACTTCGGCGTCGCCCAGAAGCTGCCGGCTTTCCGCCTGCAGGTTCCAGGCAGCAAAGACCCCATCTTGCGCTACGGAACAGGCGGACCCTTCCGCGAGATCGTGCAGTACTTATTGGACGAGGAGGCTCCGCGCTTTCTTCCCTGGGCCGACCATCCCTTGCAAAAGCCACAGGCTTATAAGGCCATGCTCCTCGCGGGAAGCTCCGACAACGCAAATTTCCTGCAGGAAGTGTCCTGGAATTATTCCTGGTTGCTCCAAAAGGGATATAAAGAGGATGAAATAGGCTGTTTTTATGCCAAGCCTGATCTGATTCAATACGGCGGTGATCGCGAACAATTCGATCAGCTGAAGCCCATATTGGAAACCTGTCATCCCGTGAAGCACCAGGAATTCCTGGACAGCATTCGCCTCTCACTGAACGAGAAACCGTCAACATTTTATCTTTACGTCACAGCCCATGGGGCCGCGCCGGTCCCCCTGAAAAACCGCGAGACCTTCAGAAAAAGCTGTCTCGCGCATGCGCCTTCGCTCGCTCTGGACCAGACGCCTCCCGACTGTGTTTCAAGCCAGGGACTGACCGTCGACGATCTGGCCCGAGCCATGAAAGATGGGTCCGCCACCAAAAAATATCTCGTCCTGCAGGGCTGCTATACAGGTGGATTCATCTCGCCTCGGGATAATCCGAAAACCACAGCCAGCCCGCTCGCCCGGCTACCAGGCATTCATATCCTGACGGCCTCTGCAGCGCGGCAGGCGAGTTTTGGCTGCAACGCCGGAGCCCATGTCACCTTCTTCGGCTCCGCCTATAGCCAGGCTGTCCAGGACGATAAACAAAAATTCGAGACCATGGATTGGCCCCGTATTTATCAGGATGTGCTGAAGGAGGTCACAAGGCTGGAAAAAGAGTTGCAGATAGGCAAACAGAACGCGTCACGTCCGCAGTTCTTTAAAAATTAG
- a CDS encoding PA0069 family radical SAM protein, with amino-acid sequence MTRTTPSDFKNRKSRGARIDPANRFESTRIERDVPPEPWDDPEKAAKTTVLVDHAKTILTKNSSPDICFNYSINAYRGCEHGCAYCYARPTHETLGFNAGLDFETKIMMKVDAPKLLREALMKPSWEPEPIAMSGVTDCYQPVERRYRLTRACLEVLHEFRNPVSIITKNVLILRDLDILAPMAEMNLVEVFISVTSVDRELASKMEPRTPPPEMKLEAIRRLSAAGIPVGVNVAPIVPGLTDKETPKILEAAAEAGARSADYVLLRLPLAVKPIFLDWVEHHYPLRAQHVRTLIEDTRNGELYDTRWGTRQTGEGPYAQQIQTMFKIFAKKFGLDQGMPGLDVSHFRRPGEWKQRELFPNF; translated from the coding sequence ATGACGAGGACCACACCCTCTGATTTTAAAAACCGCAAATCACGCGGCGCCCGGATCGATCCTGCGAATCGTTTTGAATCCACGCGCATTGAAAGGGATGTGCCGCCCGAACCCTGGGATGATCCTGAAAAGGCGGCGAAGACGACCGTGCTTGTGGATCATGCGAAGACCATACTTACGAAGAATTCGAGTCCGGATATTTGCTTCAATTACAGCATCAACGCCTATCGCGGCTGTGAGCATGGCTGCGCCTACTGCTATGCGCGCCCCACGCATGAAACTCTGGGTTTCAATGCCGGCCTTGATTTTGAAACCAAAATCATGATGAAGGTCGACGCCCCGAAGCTTCTGCGCGAGGCCCTGATGAAGCCTTCATGGGAGCCCGAACCCATCGCCATGTCGGGTGTCACCGATTGCTATCAGCCGGTGGAACGGCGCTATCGGTTGACACGGGCCTGTTTGGAAGTGCTGCATGAATTTCGGAATCCTGTTTCGATTATCACGAAGAACGTTTTGATTCTGCGTGATCTGGATATCCTGGCTCCGATGGCGGAAATGAATCTGGTGGAGGTCTTCATATCGGTGACCTCGGTCGATCGCGAACTGGCGAGCAAAATGGAGCCGCGCACACCGCCTCCAGAGATGAAGCTGGAAGCAATTCGGCGTCTGAGTGCTGCCGGTATTCCGGTGGGCGTGAATGTGGCTCCGATTGTTCCGGGCCTTACCGATAAGGAAACGCCGAAGATCCTGGAAGCTGCAGCCGAGGCTGGAGCCCGCAGTGCGGATTATGTTCTTTTGCGTTTACCTTTGGCTGTGAAACCCATTTTTTTGGATTGGGTGGAGCATCACTATCCGCTGCGGGCTCAGCATGTGCGGACTTTGATTGAAGATACCCGCAACGGGGAGCTTTATGATACGCGCTGGGGCACAAGGCAGACCGGCGAAGGGCCTTATGCGCAGCAGATTCAGACGATGTTTAAGATTTTTGCGAAGAAGTTTGGTTTGGATCAAGGCATGCCGGGCCTCGATGTTTCGCATTTTCGCAGACCCGGCGAGTGGAAGCAGCGGGAGCTGTTTCCTAATTTTTAA
- a CDS encoding DNA polymerase II, giving the protein MRAFLVDIFHGLFHGKSVIYAAGRLENGETFGLLDDRLPPCFYIRRSDAGGVDALLRKHRGLRQDTELTTMDGEAVASVTLPTVRDLRALEKDLDGRGIRSYEADLDYPQFYRIHRGLAGMVRIEGLWQPSKHVQRFYINPTLSPAPGKPDLKILSLDIETDAEASRLLGISLVSWCLEGKAKSEEVLLIGAARADDPPEVKALSDEKELLQYFRERVVALDPDIITGWNVIDFDLTVLEKLSKKQGVEFNLGRTKDSSFARQSQYFGKGRMVIRGRQVLDALQLVRHTLSSFEDLRLNTVAQELLGRGKTLAVEEWEDAAQKIEQAFRFDRKAFCAYVLEDARLVRDILKKQGLLELTLTRSLLTHLPLEKAWGSVAAFETLYIGALHQRGMVAPTRGIDAGEEEGGTGGLILDPVVGLHEHVLVFDFKSLYPSIMRTFNIDPVAFIQGETLPEGEGIHAPNGAVFSREPGILPELLHEFFQHRALARERGQAAEAYSYKIIMNSFYGVLATNACRFADRTMADGITTLGQKLLTWMKAYFTQREYTVLYGDTDSLFVSVQDLACLATADVLAYGRRLCAEANEALALALHKEYQLTSHMELEFDGYFRYFFLPADRQGEGSRAKNYAGLQMDERSQSLEIKGMEAVRSDWTPLARQLQRDLLRMLFERQPPENMVAHIRTLIRSMQAGRLDDELVYRKRIRKPLEAYTRTTPPHIKAARLLPRTVRVVRYLMTAEGPQPLGFVKAPVDYEHYRIKQILPIVEGLAPFAGFRADEATSGQSGFHFKDDFHDEDHTL; this is encoded by the coding sequence TTGCGTGCCTTTCTCGTCGATATCTTTCACGGTCTCTTCCATGGCAAAAGCGTCATCTACGCTGCCGGCCGCCTGGAGAACGGCGAGACCTTTGGTCTGCTCGATGACAGGCTGCCGCCCTGTTTCTATATCCGTCGATCCGATGCAGGCGGCGTTGATGCCCTGTTGAGGAAACATCGCGGGCTGCGGCAGGACACAGAGCTGACCACGATGGATGGCGAAGCGGTCGCAAGCGTGACGCTTCCCACCGTGCGCGATCTGAGGGCCCTGGAAAAGGATCTCGACGGCCGCGGCATCCGAAGCTATGAAGCGGATCTGGATTACCCGCAGTTTTACCGCATTCATCGCGGCCTCGCGGGTATGGTTCGGATCGAGGGCCTTTGGCAACCTTCGAAACACGTGCAGCGCTTTTACATCAATCCCACTCTAAGCCCGGCGCCGGGAAAACCTGATCTGAAAATACTTTCGCTGGATATTGAAACGGATGCAGAGGCCTCACGGCTGCTCGGGATATCCCTGGTCAGCTGGTGTTTGGAGGGCAAGGCAAAATCGGAAGAGGTTCTCCTCATTGGAGCTGCGCGTGCCGATGATCCGCCTGAGGTAAAGGCCCTGTCGGATGAAAAGGAACTTCTGCAGTATTTCCGTGAACGCGTTGTTGCGCTGGATCCCGATATCATCACAGGCTGGAATGTCATTGATTTCGATCTGACTGTTTTGGAAAAGCTTTCAAAAAAACAGGGCGTGGAATTCAATCTGGGCCGCACCAAGGATAGTTCTTTTGCGAGGCAGAGCCAGTACTTTGGCAAAGGCCGCATGGTGATCCGCGGGCGTCAGGTACTGGATGCGTTGCAACTTGTGCGGCATACGCTGAGCAGTTTTGAAGATCTAAGGTTGAACACGGTGGCCCAGGAACTTTTAGGCCGCGGCAAGACGCTTGCTGTCGAGGAATGGGAGGACGCGGCCCAGAAAATCGAACAGGCCTTTCGATTTGATCGCAAGGCTTTCTGTGCCTATGTGCTGGAAGATGCGCGACTCGTCCGCGATATCCTGAAAAAGCAGGGCCTCTTGGAACTGACACTCACGCGCAGCCTTCTGACTCATCTGCCTTTGGAAAAAGCCTGGGGCAGCGTCGCCGCATTTGAAACGCTGTATATCGGGGCTTTGCATCAAAGGGGAATGGTGGCCCCCACGCGGGGTATTGATGCGGGCGAGGAAGAAGGCGGAACCGGCGGATTGATCCTCGATCCTGTGGTGGGCCTGCATGAGCATGTTCTGGTCTTTGACTTCAAGAGCCTTTACCCTTCCATCATGCGGACGTTTAACATTGATCCGGTGGCCTTCATCCAGGGGGAAACACTCCCGGAAGGCGAGGGCATTCACGCGCCGAACGGTGCGGTCTTTTCGCGCGAGCCCGGCATACTCCCCGAACTTTTGCATGAATTTTTTCAGCACCGAGCCCTCGCGCGGGAACGGGGTCAGGCGGCCGAGGCCTATTCCTATAAGATCATCATGAATTCCTTTTATGGAGTTCTGGCCACGAATGCCTGCCGTTTTGCGGATCGCACCATGGCCGACGGGATCACAACGCTGGGACAAAAACTTTTGACCTGGATGAAGGCTTATTTTACACAGCGTGAATATACCGTTCTCTATGGAGACACCGACTCCTTGTTCGTCTCGGTGCAGGACCTCGCCTGCCTTGCGACGGCTGACGTCCTTGCTTATGGCCGCAGGCTCTGCGCGGAAGCGAATGAAGCTCTGGCCCTGGCGCTTCATAAGGAATACCAGCTCACTTCGCATATGGAGCTGGAATTCGATGGCTATTTCCGTTATTTTTTCCTGCCGGCCGATCGACAGGGCGAGGGGAGTCGGGCCAAGAATTATGCCGGTCTTCAGATGGATGAGCGCAGCCAAAGCCTGGAAATCAAGGGTATGGAGGCCGTCCGGAGCGATTGGACGCCACTCGCGAGGCAGCTGCAGCGGGACCTTTTGCGGATGCTGTTTGAACGTCAGCCGCCCGAAAACATGGTGGCGCATATCCGCACTCTGATTCGATCCATGCAGGCGGGGCGGCTTGATGATGAGCTGGTTTATCGCAAGCGTATTCGGAAACCGCTTGAAGCCTATACGCGCACCACGCCGCCGCACATTAAAGCGGCTCGCCTTCTGCCCCGCACGGTGCGGGTCGTGCGCTATCTGATGACCGCAGAAGGTCCACAGCCCCTCGGTTTTGTAAAAGCGCCGGTGGACTATGAACACTACAGAATCAAACAGATTCTGCCCATTGTGGAAGGTCTGGCCCCCTTTGCGGGCTTCCGTGCGGATGAAGCCACGAGCGGACAATCAGGCTTTCACTTCAAGGATGATTTCCATGACGAGGACCACACCCTCTGA
- a CDS encoding DUF2892 domain-containing protein, with amino-acid sequence MATIASAVTISPRALLHSAPGLLGWCPPYAMLGINTCQLGKKKLS; translated from the coding sequence ATGGCGACGATTGCGAGCGCTGTCACGATCTCACCGCGGGCCCTGCTACACAGCGCTCCGGGACTTCTGGGCTGGTGCCCGCCGTATGCCATGCTGGGCATTAATACCTGTCAACTCGGCAAGAAGAAACTCTCGTAG
- a CDS encoding alpha/beta hydrolase: MLRSRFLMILTLITLSACQTPKGSERYEVLRQELNARFPVSYIETQPYNVIYVTNRSTQGAVGACSNAVYGVGKGTDLRYGMCRVQVPINRPVGSLSSGNDPNSDSQINFQMAQHESLNADSFAMALKSPEPDEILVFVHGFNVRFEEAVYRAAQIGFDGKYQGQLVLFSWPAGAVQRLIEGPYLLRTYQENKKNAAASIEPFQQLLTTIAATGKRIHVVVHSMGHQVVLPALAQLADSLPEGTIQELILNAPDFSTQDFRSLLPAVRKIAVRTTVYCSPNDNALAASTRVNGNARLGSCTMMEGVDTIDVSEVDRPVLGVGGLGHGYYAGRPIIGDVSQLLLGMDAPRRMFIKRTVPAVNSNYMLRP; the protein is encoded by the coding sequence ATGCTGCGCTCTCGTTTTCTCATGATACTGACCCTCATCACCCTCAGCGCCTGTCAGACTCCGAAGGGCTCGGAGCGTTACGAGGTTCTGCGTCAGGAACTGAATGCCCGCTTCCCTGTCTCGTACATCGAAACCCAGCCCTATAATGTTATCTATGTCACCAACCGCAGCACGCAGGGGGCTGTCGGTGCCTGCTCGAACGCTGTGTATGGCGTCGGCAAGGGGACGGATCTGCGCTACGGCATGTGCCGGGTGCAGGTGCCGATCAACCGGCCGGTGGGGTCTTTGAGCAGTGGGAATGATCCGAATTCTGATTCCCAGATTAATTTTCAGATGGCCCAGCATGAAAGTTTGAATGCGGATTCCTTTGCGATGGCTTTGAAGAGTCCCGAGCCGGATGAAATTCTGGTGTTCGTGCATGGTTTCAACGTGCGCTTTGAAGAGGCCGTTTATCGGGCGGCGCAGATCGGGTTTGATGGGAAGTATCAGGGGCAGCTGGTACTTTTCTCGTGGCCGGCGGGTGCGGTTCAGCGTCTCATCGAAGGGCCCTATCTTCTTCGGACTTATCAGGAGAATAAGAAGAATGCGGCGGCGAGCATTGAGCCGTTTCAGCAGCTGCTCACGACGATAGCAGCCACTGGCAAGCGAATTCATGTCGTTGTTCACAGCATGGGGCATCAGGTGGTGCTGCCGGCTTTGGCTCAGCTGGCGGACTCTCTTCCTGAGGGAACAATTCAGGAGCTGATTCTGAATGCACCTGATTTTTCCACGCAGGATTTCAGAAGCCTTTTGCCTGCTGTGCGGAAAATTGCGGTGCGGACGACGGTCTACTGCTCACCGAATGATAACGCACTGGCGGCTTCAACACGGGTGAATGGAAATGCCCGACTGGGCAGCTGTACTATGATGGAAGGTGTGGATACGATCGATGTCAGTGAAGTCGATCGGCCTGTCCTTGGTGTGGGTGGGCTGGGGCACGGTTACTACGCTGGTCGGCCGATTATCGGGGATGTGAGTCAGCTGCTGCTTGGTATGGATGCGCCGCGGCGTATGTTTATCAAACGGACTGTGCCTGCCGTGAATTCCAATTATATGCTGCGGCCTTAA
- a CDS encoding LysR family transcriptional regulator, whose translation MIKDWDNIRIFLAIVRDGSLPAAAASLGINHTTVFRRVHELEEILETKLFQRSGRRLVLTSAGETLLLHAEAMETAVIGINRSVAGIDKTMEGPLVITTADTLAQTILPPILIKLTEAYPGLNVSVKSSNTMSNLNKRDADIAIRPTIKPPEDYIGRKLGPIEFAYFASEKLLHQLQTANLNLETLRPRTALIAFDQSLKHIGAAQELETESRHWTRVFRVDSLMTAQSLCAEGAGVALLPRFVNRLGNLVELPDRVNRPDFGSLWLLSHRDIMKAARVAEAYRFLFRELKTEFPSQLV comes from the coding sequence ATGATTAAAGACTGGGATAACATACGAATATTTCTGGCTATAGTCCGGGACGGCAGCCTTCCTGCGGCGGCCGCGTCCCTGGGGATCAACCACACGACGGTGTTTCGGCGCGTGCATGAACTGGAAGAGATCCTGGAGACCAAACTCTTTCAACGGTCGGGTCGCAGGCTCGTTCTGACGAGTGCCGGGGAAACTCTGCTCCTGCATGCTGAAGCCATGGAAACTGCGGTCATAGGTATCAATCGCTCGGTGGCGGGCATTGATAAGACGATGGAAGGACCGCTCGTGATCACGACGGCTGATACGCTGGCGCAGACGATACTGCCGCCTATTCTGATAAAGCTGACGGAAGCCTATCCAGGGCTGAACGTGTCGGTGAAAAGCAGCAATACAATGTCGAATCTGAATAAACGTGATGCGGATATTGCCATCAGGCCGACGATCAAACCGCCGGAGGATTATATCGGACGCAAGCTTGGGCCTATAGAATTCGCCTATTTCGCGTCCGAGAAACTTTTGCATCAGCTGCAAACAGCGAATCTGAATCTGGAAACCCTGCGGCCGCGAACGGCTCTGATTGCCTTTGATCAGAGTCTGAAGCATATTGGAGCGGCGCAGGAACTGGAGACTGAGTCACGGCATTGGACGCGCGTTTTTCGCGTGGATAGCCTCATGACCGCGCAGTCTTTATGTGCAGAGGGGGCTGGTGTGGCCCTGCTTCCGCGCTTTGTCAATCGACTTGGAAACCTTGTGGAGCTGCCCGATCGAGTCAATCGTCCCGATTTCGGGAGTCTTTGGCTGCTGAGTCACCGCGATATCATGAAGGCGGCCCGGGTTGCCGAGGCCTATCGTTTTCTATTCCGGGAGCTGAAAACCGAGTTCCCCTCACAGCTTGTTTAA
- a CDS encoding DoxX family protein — MTSANSFLSRILKTDGDVSATIARVALGVMILPHGLQKTLGWFGGYGFSGTMQFFTETMGIPWILALAAILAESVGGLMLILGLGARVASALVGITLFVAALTSHVQHGFFMNWFGQQKGEGIEFFILALGLALIVTLKGAGKFSADRALVRS; from the coding sequence ATGACGAGCGCAAACAGTTTTTTAAGCAGGATTCTGAAAACAGACGGTGACGTCTCTGCAACCATTGCCCGCGTGGCTCTTGGGGTCATGATACTGCCGCATGGACTGCAAAAAACCCTGGGCTGGTTCGGGGGCTATGGATTTTCGGGGACCATGCAGTTTTTCACGGAAACGATGGGGATTCCCTGGATCCTGGCTTTGGCCGCCATACTTGCTGAATCGGTGGGTGGCCTCATGCTCATCCTGGGATTGGGAGCCCGCGTGGCGTCCGCCCTGGTTGGCATCACGCTTTTTGTTGCGGCTCTCACGAGTCATGTGCAGCATGGATTTTTTATGAACTGGTTCGGTCAGCAGAAAGGTGAAGGGATTGAATTCTTCATTCTGGCGCTTGGTCTCGCTTTGATTGTGACTCTCAAAGGCGCGGGGAAATTTTCTGCGGATCGCGCTCTGGTCAGGTCATGA